From Riemerella anatipestifer ATCC 11845 = DSM 15868, a single genomic window includes:
- the pdxH gene encoding pyridoxamine 5'-phosphate oxidase produces the protein MENLHDKRKVYDKGALLEEQVKSNPIEQFRDWFSDAEEHPAIAEANAMSISTIDKDGCPRTRMVLLKAYTWEGFIFYTNYDSQKGKAIEEHHKACLHFFYPPLERQIIIKANIERLAKNLSDGYFHSRPRGSQLGAVVSPQSQVIPDRNFLENKLQLLEKELEGKEIPRPENWGGYLAKPYEIEFWQGRPNRLHDRIVYKLTDDFDWQIVRLAP, from the coding sequence ATGGAAAATCTGCACGATAAAAGAAAAGTTTATGATAAAGGTGCTTTGTTAGAAGAGCAAGTGAAATCTAACCCAATAGAGCAGTTTAGAGATTGGTTTTCTGATGCTGAGGAACACCCTGCCATTGCTGAGGCTAATGCTATGAGTATTTCTACCATAGATAAAGACGGTTGTCCTAGAACGAGAATGGTACTGTTAAAGGCGTACACTTGGGAAGGTTTTATTTTTTACACCAACTATGATAGCCAAAAAGGGAAAGCCATAGAGGAGCATCATAAGGCGTGTTTACACTTCTTTTATCCACCGCTGGAGCGTCAGATTATAATTAAAGCCAATATAGAACGCTTGGCGAAAAATTTAAGTGATGGTTACTTCCATTCTCGTCCTAGAGGGAGCCAGTTGGGAGCGGTAGTATCGCCACAAAGTCAAGTGATACCTGATAGAAATTTTCTAGAAAATAAACTTCAATTACTAGAAAAAGAACTAGAAGGAAAGGAAATCCCAAGACCCGAAAACTGGGGTGGCTACTTGGCAAAGCCTTACGAAATAGAGTTTTGGCAAGGAAGACCCAACAGGTTACACGATAGAATAGTCTATAAATTAACTGATGATTTTGATTGGCAAATAGTTAGATTAGCACCTTAA
- a CDS encoding YqgE/AlgH family protein — protein MNRSYKGKILISTPDVSGDIFSRSVVLIINHDEEGAFGLILNKKNPVLSHHFQKSLSPNLEVYSGGPVGTTQMFFIIKGNEPALDAEKIAKGYTFTENASKVIGAIMMGTLAPEDIKIFYGYSGWGAMQLDTEIKNRYWIPVENYEVDLTASFSHTLWKNIMENLGGLHLIWANTPEDVSLN, from the coding sequence ATGAATCGGTCTTACAAAGGTAAAATTTTAATTTCTACTCCTGATGTTTCTGGGGATATATTTTCTCGTTCGGTCGTTTTAATCATCAATCACGACGAGGAAGGAGCGTTTGGACTTATCCTCAACAAGAAAAACCCCGTGTTAAGTCATCATTTTCAAAAATCCTTATCACCAAATTTAGAAGTTTATTCAGGTGGTCCTGTGGGTACTACTCAAATGTTTTTTATTATTAAAGGAAACGAGCCTGCTCTAGACGCCGAAAAGATTGCAAAAGGCTACACCTTTACAGAAAACGCCTCCAAAGTCATCGGTGCAATAATGATGGGAACCCTTGCTCCTGAAGATATAAAGATATTTTACGGTTATTCTGGTTGGGGAGCTATGCAATTGGACACAGAAATAAAGAATAGATATTGGATTCCCGTAGAAAACTATGAGGTAGATTTAACTGCAAGTTTCAGCCACACTCTTTGGAAGAATATTATGGAGAACTTGGGAGGGCTTCATCTAATTTGGGCAAACACGCCCGAAGATGTTTCCCTGAACTAA
- a CDS encoding aminoacyl-histidine dipeptidase produces MSLSQIEPQIIWKNFSALNAVPRPSKKEERVINFIKSFGENLGLETSVDKTGNVIIRKPATQGMENRQPIILQSHLDMVCQKNNDVNFDFDNQGIEMYVDGDWVRAKGTTLGADNGLGVAAMMSILESTDIAHPALEALFTIDEETGMTGAFGLEPNILNGEILLNLDTEEDDEIDIGCAGGIDVTATQKYNTQKVTENGFRITVKGLKGGHSGMDIHKGLGNANKILARFLMLAVNNEPRLVSIDAGSLRNAIPREGSVSVLVANKEAFSTEFEVLKSEILEEFATLEKDLNISIESCDIEGNALSVEDSTNVILALNAAHNGVYRMSPDVEDLVEASNNIARVELKDGALQILNLSRSSVESSKLAVANQLRASFELAGMEVKFSGSYPGWKPKPGAEIIKVMEEIYQREFNSKPNVVACHAGLECGIIGANYPKMEMVSFGPTIKGAHSPDERASISSTQKFWKFLKEILANIPEKK; encoded by the coding sequence ATGAGTTTATCACAAATAGAACCACAAATAATTTGGAAAAATTTCTCTGCTCTTAATGCAGTTCCTAGACCTTCTAAAAAGGAAGAAAGGGTTATAAATTTCATCAAAAGTTTTGGAGAAAACTTAGGCTTAGAAACTTCTGTAGATAAAACAGGAAACGTCATCATTAGAAAACCTGCTACACAAGGTATGGAGAACAGACAGCCTATTATACTCCAATCTCACCTAGATATGGTTTGCCAAAAAAATAACGATGTTAATTTTGATTTTGACAACCAAGGGATTGAAATGTATGTAGATGGTGATTGGGTAAGAGCCAAAGGCACGACTCTAGGAGCAGATAATGGACTAGGTGTTGCAGCAATGATGAGTATCCTCGAAAGTACAGATATTGCCCACCCTGCATTAGAAGCTCTATTTACAATAGATGAAGAAACAGGTATGACTGGAGCGTTTGGGCTAGAACCTAACATTCTGAATGGAGAGATTCTCCTCAACCTAGATACGGAGGAAGACGATGAGATTGACATAGGCTGCGCTGGAGGGATAGATGTTACCGCCACTCAAAAATACAATACTCAAAAAGTAACAGAAAACGGCTTCAGAATTACCGTAAAAGGGCTGAAAGGTGGACATTCTGGAATGGATATACACAAAGGTTTAGGTAACGCCAACAAGATTTTGGCAAGATTCTTAATGTTAGCCGTTAATAACGAACCTAGATTAGTAAGTATAGACGCAGGAAGCCTTAGAAATGCTATCCCAAGAGAAGGCAGCGTGTCTGTTTTAGTCGCTAATAAAGAGGCATTTTCTACTGAATTTGAGGTTTTAAAATCTGAAATCTTAGAGGAATTTGCTACACTAGAAAAAGATTTAAACATCAGTATAGAATCTTGTGATATAGAAGGTAACGCTCTAAGCGTAGAAGATAGCACTAATGTCATTTTAGCCCTTAATGCTGCTCACAATGGCGTTTATCGTATGTCTCCAGACGTAGAAGATTTGGTGGAAGCTTCTAATAATATCGCTAGAGTAGAACTCAAAGATGGAGCTTTACAAATCCTCAACCTTTCTCGCTCATCTGTGGAATCTAGCAAATTAGCAGTAGCTAACCAACTCCGAGCAAGTTTTGAACTGGCAGGAATGGAAGTAAAATTCAGTGGTTCATATCCTGGATGGAAGCCAAAGCCAGGAGCGGAAATCATTAAAGTAATGGAAGAAATCTACCAAAGAGAATTTAATTCTAAACCTAATGTAGTGGCTTGCCACGCTGGTCTAGAGTGCGGAATTATTGGTGCTAATTACCCTAAAATGGAAATGGTAAGTTTTGGACCAACCATCAAAGGGGCTCACTCTCCTGATGAAAGAGCAAGCATTTCTTCAACACAGAAGTTTTGGAAGTTTCTGAAAGAAATTTTAGCCAATATCCCAGAAAAGAAATAA
- a CDS encoding endonuclease/exonuclease/phosphatase family protein: MNTKKEIVAFYNVENFFPPHTPYLPHWDNYKYHNKLHKTAHIFELINQYHNTLPILVGLAEIGNKTVLEDLLAKPVFGGNYHYLHYESPDERGIDVALLYDKNKITVKHSEPIRFKFEMKNEQGELYEDTTRDVLHSVLEYNGETFHCFVMHLPSKREQDINLPKRNEILENINALIENIIIKDKEAVLVLGDFNENPNEDNLIQFTYHEGILELLHNPFSALYYLGDYSTYHKKEGLLFDQIMFSRDFFQTSFGLTYKKAEVFNPTEIKNWDKMKNRPFRTYSGTRYLGGYSDHFPVLVEFESLAKG, translated from the coding sequence ATGAACACAAAAAAAGAAATTGTTGCTTTTTATAATGTGGAAAATTTTTTTCCACCACACACACCATATTTACCTCATTGGGATAATTACAAATACCACAACAAACTCCATAAAACAGCACACATTTTTGAACTTATAAATCAATACCACAACACACTTCCTATATTAGTGGGACTAGCCGAAATAGGAAATAAAACAGTGCTAGAAGACTTATTAGCGAAACCTGTTTTTGGTGGAAACTATCACTATCTGCACTACGAATCTCCTGACGAAAGAGGCATAGATGTCGCTCTTCTTTACGATAAAAACAAAATCACGGTGAAGCACTCTGAACCCATCAGGTTTAAGTTTGAAATGAAAAACGAACAAGGAGAACTTTATGAAGACACCACCAGAGATGTTCTACATTCTGTATTAGAATATAACGGAGAAACATTCCATTGTTTTGTAATGCATCTACCTTCCAAAAGAGAGCAAGACATTAACCTCCCTAAACGAAATGAAATTTTAGAAAACATCAACGCTTTGATAGAAAACATCATCATCAAAGATAAAGAAGCGGTACTCGTATTGGGAGATTTTAATGAAAACCCTAACGAAGACAACCTCATTCAGTTTACTTACCACGAGGGTATTTTAGAGCTATTACACAATCCGTTTTCGGCATTGTATTATTTAGGGGACTACTCCACTTACCACAAAAAAGAAGGATTGCTATTTGACCAAATTATGTTTTCAAGAGATTTTTTTCAAACTTCCTTCGGACTAACCTATAAAAAAGCGGAAGTATTTAACCCAACCGAGATAAAAAACTGGGATAAAATGAAAAACAGACCTTTCAGAACCTACTCTGGAACGAGGTATTTGGGTGGTTATAGCGACCATTTTCCTGTATTAGTAGAGTTTGAATCTTTAGCCAAAGGATAA
- the aroC gene encoding chorismate synthase codes for MHNQLGNFLSLNTFGESHGLAYGGIITNFPAGIEVDLDAVQKELDRRKPGQSAIVTQRKESDTVKFLSGIFEGKTTGTPIGFIIENENQKSKDYDHLAVAYRPSHADFTYDQKFGHRDHRGGGKSSARETINWVAAGALAKNILPKEVEIHAYVSSVGNIFCEKPYQDLDFSKTESNEIRCPDENVAKKMIDRIKEIKKEGNTIGGTITCVIKNLPVGIGEPVFGKLQAELAKAMLNINAAKGFEYGSGFCGAAMTGKEHNDLFNTDFSTKTNLSGGIQGGISNGMDIYFRVAFKPVATILRPQESVDKLGNKVTVEGKGRHDPCVLPRAVPVVENLTAFVLADLFLINQIRRR; via the coding sequence ATGCATAATCAATTAGGTAATTTTCTTTCTTTGAATACCTTTGGAGAAAGTCACGGTTTAGCTTACGGAGGCATCATCACCAATTTTCCTGCGGGGATAGAAGTAGATTTAGACGCCGTACAGAAAGAATTAGACAGAAGAAAACCTGGGCAGTCTGCCATTGTAACCCAAAGAAAGGAAAGCGATACGGTGAAATTTCTGTCTGGTATTTTTGAAGGTAAAACCACAGGCACTCCAATAGGCTTTATTATAGAAAATGAAAATCAAAAAAGTAAAGATTACGACCACTTAGCGGTAGCTTATCGCCCTAGCCACGCCGATTTTACCTACGACCAAAAATTCGGACATAGAGACCACCGTGGCGGAGGCAAATCCTCGGCTAGAGAAACCATCAATTGGGTAGCCGCTGGAGCTTTAGCAAAAAACATTCTCCCTAAAGAGGTGGAAATACACGCCTATGTGTCTTCTGTAGGAAATATCTTTTGCGAAAAACCTTATCAAGATTTGGATTTTTCTAAAACAGAAAGCAACGAAATCCGTTGCCCAGACGAGAATGTCGCAAAGAAAATGATTGACCGAATTAAAGAGATTAAAAAAGAAGGCAACACTATAGGAGGCACCATTACTTGCGTAATTAAAAATCTACCTGTAGGCATAGGCGAACCTGTGTTTGGCAAACTTCAGGCAGAACTTGCTAAGGCGATGCTCAACATCAATGCAGCTAAGGGCTTTGAGTATGGCAGTGGATTTTGCGGAGCTGCTATGACGGGTAAAGAACACAACGATTTATTTAACACTGATTTTTCTACCAAAACCAATCTATCAGGTGGCATACAGGGCGGTATTTCCAACGGAATGGATATTTATTTCCGTGTGGCTTTTAAACCTGTAGCAACTATTTTAAGACCGCAAGAAAGCGTGGATAAACTAGGCAATAAAGTAACGGTGGAAGGCAAAGGCAGACACGACCCTTGCGTACTTCCTCGTGCAGTACCTGTGGTAGAAAATCTTACCGCTTTTGTACTTGCCGATTTATTTTTAATTAACCAAATAAGAAGACGGTAG
- a CDS encoding thioredoxin family protein — MKNYWDKAVSFEAYLEETHHRIDHPKTEEEAEKKPYYELGLQRMNRMLKVFKPTDEDFKTLEAKKFNGKILIISEPWCGDASQLVPVLARFFEGRNDVRLFYRDSDTSLIDQFLTNGGRSIPKVLILDENFNVIKTWGPRPKYGVELFEKFKASSETYSKEEFYNDLQVYYAKNKGKDTLNEILELL; from the coding sequence ATGAAAAACTATTGGGACAAAGCCGTTTCTTTTGAGGCTTATTTAGAAGAAACTCACCACAGAATAGACCACCCCAAAACAGAAGAAGAGGCAGAGAAAAAGCCTTACTACGAACTGGGACTCCAAAGAATGAACCGTATGCTAAAGGTATTTAAGCCTACGGACGAAGATTTCAAAACTTTGGAAGCTAAGAAATTCAATGGTAAAATACTCATTATTTCGGAGCCTTGGTGTGGAGATGCCAGTCAGCTCGTGCCTGTATTGGCTCGTTTTTTTGAAGGCAGAAACGATGTAAGACTATTTTATAGAGATTCTGACACTTCTCTTATCGACCAATTTTTAACCAACGGAGGTAGGTCTATCCCAAAAGTCTTAATTTTAGATGAAAACTTTAATGTGATTAAAACTTGGGGACCTCGACCTAAATACGGTGTAGAGCTGTTTGAAAAGTTTAAAGCCTCTTCTGAAACTTATTCTAAAGAGGAGTTCTACAACGATTTACAAGTCTACTATGCCAAAAACAAAGGTAAAGATACCCTAAACGAAATTTTAGAACTACTGTAA
- a CDS encoding TlpA family protein disulfide reductase, translating into MNFLKKNFIFLLLTALLLSVFLFSKFGDFVRSQLLMNPAIEKLDNALLITDEEFDISLKGVNVPDTNLKNFKGKTLFLNFWGSWCPPCRAEWGSIQKLYDKQNDKMSFVLIAMQDDEEKVKQFLADNHYTAPVYIAQSPILDKLLPKSFPTTFIIDKTGRIVEKDDTANDWNSANVHQLVETIAK; encoded by the coding sequence ATGAATTTTCTAAAAAAGAATTTCATTTTCTTACTGCTCACCGCCTTGCTATTGTCGGTATTTTTATTTTCTAAATTCGGAGATTTTGTGAGGAGTCAGCTTCTTATGAACCCAGCCATAGAAAAGCTAGACAATGCTTTACTCATCACTGATGAAGAGTTTGACATTAGTCTAAAAGGTGTAAATGTACCTGATACCAATCTAAAAAACTTTAAAGGTAAAACGCTATTTCTTAACTTTTGGGGGAGCTGGTGCCCGCCTTGCCGTGCAGAGTGGGGTTCTATCCAAAAACTCTACGATAAACAAAACGACAAAATGAGTTTTGTACTTATCGCTATGCAAGACGACGAGGAAAAAGTGAAGCAATTTCTAGCAGATAACCACTATACCGCCCCTGTCTATATTGCCCAAAGCCCTATTTTGGACAAGCTACTGCCCAAATCCTTCCCTACCACTTTTATTATAGACAAAACGGGGAGAATTGTAGAAAAGGACGATACCGCCAACGATTGGAACTCTGCCAATGTACACCAACTGGTAGAAACAATAGCCAAATAA
- a CDS encoding YkvA family protein codes for MKSRLKFLGLALFQHKGLLRRMPELLRMIKAIISKQYKPSVKNVLLPAIALVYIISPIDILPDFIPAIGVVDDMGILALVLPLLMKELNQFSEWEANKKMIKTIVIEN; via the coding sequence ATGAAATCTAGATTAAAGTTTTTAGGATTGGCTTTGTTTCAGCATAAAGGGCTTTTAAGAAGAATGCCCGAGCTTTTACGAATGATAAAAGCCATCATTAGCAAACAGTATAAACCTTCGGTTAAGAACGTTTTACTCCCTGCCATAGCCTTAGTTTATATTATTTCGCCTATAGACATTTTACCAGATTTTATACCTGCTATTGGTGTTGTGGACGACATGGGTATTTTGGCATTGGTGCTTCCGCTCCTAATGAAAGAGCTCAACCAATTCTCCGAATGGGAGGCAAATAAAAAAATGATAAAAACAATAGTTATAGAAAACTAG
- a CDS encoding Imm32 family immunity protein has translation MEKQTQIQGELDIFIDKEANEVLIHGTPKGLKSFAKVLLQLAELNQSEIDDVSLPVGAREHYRLIPNVDLSKSSTNVIVGRLDAKGSGDFYERFIPKKKH, from the coding sequence ATGGAAAAACAAACTCAAATACAAGGAGAACTAGATATATTTATTGATAAAGAGGCTAATGAAGTTTTAATTCATGGAACTCCAAAAGGATTAAAGTCGTTCGCCAAAGTTCTTCTACAACTTGCTGAACTAAATCAAAGTGAGATAGATGATGTATCTCTACCTGTCGGAGCTCGGGAGCATTATCGTCTTATACCAAATGTAGATTTATCTAAAAGCTCTACCAATGTTATAGTTGGCAGACTTGATGCGAAGGGAAGTGGGGATTTTTATGAAAGATTCATCCCAAAGAAAAAACACTAA
- the lipA gene encoding lipoyl synthase, which yields MENNIQENNTVTQKPKWIRVKLPTGKNYRELRTLVDKYKLNTICQSGSCPNMGECWGEGTATFMILGNICTRSCGFCGVKTGKPLDVNWDEPEKVARSIKLMKIKHAVLTSVDRDDLKDMGSILWAETVNAVRRISPTTTMETLIPDFQGITKHIDRIVEVAPEVVSHNMETVKRLTREVRIQAKYERSLEVLRYLKEAGQRRTKTGIMLGLGEEKDEVFQTIEDIRNANVDVITLGQYLQPTKKHLPVKRFITPEEFEEYGVFAKSLGFRHVESSPLVRSSYHAEKHIH from the coding sequence ATGGAAAATAATATACAAGAAAACAATACTGTAACGCAAAAACCAAAATGGATAAGAGTAAAGCTTCCCACAGGTAAAAACTACCGTGAGTTAAGAACTCTTGTAGACAAATATAAACTCAATACTATTTGCCAGAGTGGTTCTTGTCCTAATATGGGTGAATGTTGGGGAGAAGGTACTGCCACTTTTATGATTTTAGGAAATATCTGTACTAGAAGCTGTGGTTTTTGTGGAGTTAAAACAGGGAAGCCTTTAGATGTTAACTGGGACGAACCAGAGAAAGTAGCTCGTTCTATAAAACTTATGAAAATAAAACACGCTGTACTTACTTCTGTAGATAGAGATGATTTGAAAGATATGGGGTCTATTTTATGGGCTGAGACGGTAAATGCCGTTCGTAGGATTTCACCAACTACTACAATGGAAACTCTTATCCCAGACTTCCAAGGAATTACAAAGCATATCGACCGTATAGTAGAGGTAGCTCCAGAAGTAGTTTCACACAATATGGAAACGGTAAAAAGACTTACCAGAGAAGTAAGGATACAGGCAAAATATGAAAGAAGCTTAGAAGTTTTAAGATATCTGAAAGAAGCAGGACAACGCCGTACCAAAACAGGGATAATGCTAGGTTTAGGGGAAGAGAAAGATGAAGTTTTCCAAACTATTGAGGATATTAGAAATGCCAATGTAGATGTTATCACACTTGGACAGTATTTACAACCCACAAAAAAACATTTACCTGTAAAAAGATTTATCACTCCAGAAGAGTTTGAAGAGTATGGCGTGTTTGCAAAGAGTCTAGGATTTCGCCATGTGGAAAGTTCTCCACTTGTAAGAAGTTCTTACCATGCAGAAAAGCATATCCATTAA